The following nucleotide sequence is from Streptomyces sp. NBC_00239.
GACGACTGCGCGCCTTCGAAGGGGTCCGGGTTGATCAGCTTCGTGCCGAAGACGAGCAGCAGCACCGGGGCGGTCTCACCTGTGATGCGGGCTACGGAGAGCATCACGCCGGTGGTGATGCCGCCGATGGCCGTGGGGAGGACCACCTTCAGAATGGTGCGCCACTTCGGGACTCCGAGCGCCAGCGAGGCCTCGCGGAGTTCGTTCGGGACGAGCTTGAGCATCTCCTCGGTGGACCGGACGACGACCGGCATCATCAGGATGGCCAGCGCCATGGCGCCCGCGAATCCGGAGGGCCCGAAGCCCAGCATCAGATTCCAGGTCGCGAGGATGAACAGGCCCGCGACGATCGACGGGATGCCGGTCATGACGTCGACGAAGAAGGTGACCGCCTGGGCCAGCTTCCCGCGGCCGTACTCGACGAGGTAGACCGCCGTGAGCATGCCGATGGGCGCCGCGATCAGCGTGGCGATGCCCACCTGCTCCAGGGTGCCGAGCAGGGCGTGGTAGACGCCGCCGCCCTCTTCCGCGTCGAGCAGGCCGCTCATCGAGTGGCTCAGGAAGTACGCGTCGAGGACCTTGATGCCCTTGGAGATCGTGACCCAGGCGAGCGAGAGCAGCGGGATGACGGCGAGGACGAAGCAGACCCAGACGAGGCTGGTCGCGACGCGGTCCTTGCCCTGGCGGCTGCCTTCGACCTTGCTGGTGATCGCGTAGGTGCCGGCCACGAAGATCAGGGCGGCGAGCAGGCCCCACTGGACCTTGCTGTGCAGCCCGGCGCCGAGGCCGATGGCCGTGCCCGCGGCGATGGAGCCCGCGGCGATCGCGGCCGGCGCCCAGCGGGGCAGCCGCGCGTGGCTGAGGGACTTGTGCAGGGAGGACGCGGGGCGCGTGTCCTGGACGAGCTGGCTCATGCGTTGGCCCCCGAGTACTCCTTGCGGCGCGCAATGATCATGCGGGCGGCGCCGTTGACCAGCAGGGTGATGACGAAGAGGACGAGACCGGAGGCGATGAGCGCGTCACGGCCGAACTCGTTGGCTTCGTTGAACTTCGCGGCGATGTTCTGCGCGAACGTGCCGCCGCCCGGGTCCAGCAGGTGGCCGGAGATCAGGAAGCTCGGGGAGAGCACCACGGCGACGGCCATCGTCTCGCCGAGCGCGCGGCCGAGGCCGAGCATCGAGGCGCTGATGATGCCGGAGCGGCCGAAGGGCAGGACGGCCATGCGGATGACTTCCCAGCGCGTGGCGCCGAGGGCCAGGGCGGCCTCCTCGTTCGCACGGGGCGCCTGGAGGAAGACCTCACGCGTGACGTTGGTGATGATCGGCAGGATCATGATCGCCAGCAGGATGCCGACCGTGAACATGTTCCGGGCGATGCCTTCGCTGGTCTTGTCGAAGATGTACGTCCAGCCGAGGAACTGGTCGAGCCAGGAGTTCAGGCCGCCCAGGTACGGGACCAGGAAGACCGCGCCCCAGAGGCCGTAGATGATGCTCGGGACGGCGGCCAGCAGGTCGACCAGGTAGCCGAGCGGGCCGGCCAGCTTGCGCGGGGCGTAGTGCGAGATGAACAGCGCGATGCCGATGGCGACCGGCACGGCGATGACCATCGCGATGATCGAGCTGACGACCGTGCCGTACACGAGGACGGCGATGCCGAAGACCGGCGGGTCACCGGCCGGGTTCCACTCCGAGGTGGTGAGGAAGTTCGCCTCGTCCTCGGAGATGGCCAGGACCGTGCGGTAGGTCAGGAAGGCCGCGATGGCGGCCATGATCACCAGAAGGGTGATGCCGGATCCCCGGGAGAGGCCCAGGAAGATCCGGTCGCCGGCGCTGCCGGGGCTGCGCCGTTTGCGGGACACGGCGGAGCGCGGTGCCTCTTCGGTTCGAGTCGATATGTCCATGATTTCTCCGGTCTGCGGAGCGGAACGCTCCAGGCGGCGGTGCACCGGATGGTGCGGGCGGCTCCGCAGTCGCGGAGCCGCCCGCGGTGGGTCAGGAGAGGGTGGGGACGATCGCGCGGACCTTGGCCGCGATCTCGGCCGGCATCGGCGCGTAGTGCGCGTCGGCGAGGGCCTTCTGGCCGGCCTCGCTGATGGCGTAGTTGAGGAACGCCTTCATCGTCGGCAGGGTCTCGGCCTTGTTGCCCTTGTCGCAGGCGATCTCGTACGTCACCAGGACGAGCGGGTAGGCGCCCTCGGCCTTGGTGGTGTAGTCGAGCTTCAGGGCGACGTCGTTGCCGGTGCCCTTGACCTTGGCGGCGGCGATCGCCTTGGAGGCGTTCTCCGTGCTGGCCTCGACCGGGGCGGAGGCGCCCGTGTTCATGGCGACGGTCTTGATCGAGCTGTTCTTCGCGTACGAGAGCTCGAAGTAGCCGATCGCGCCGTCCGTGTCCTTGACGTTCGAGGCGACGGAGGAGGAGCCGTTGGCGGCCTGGCCACCGGGGGCCAGCCACGACTTCGACTTGGGGTCGTGCTTCCAGTCGGCCGGAGCGGCCTCGGAGAGGTACTTGCCCAGGTTCTGGGTGGTGCCGGACTCGTCCGAGCGGTGGAACGCCTGGATGGCGGTGCCCGGGAGCTTCACGCCCGGGTTGAGCTTGGCGATCGCCGCGTCGTCCCACTTCTTGATCTTGTCGTCGAAGATCTTGGCGAGGGTCGGGGCGTCGAGGACGAGCTTGTCCACACCGCTCAGGTTGTAGCCGATGGCGATGGGGCCGCCGACCATCGGCAGGTTGATGCCCTGGCCGGTCTTGCAGATCTTCTTCGATTCGGCGACCTCCTCCTCCTTCAGCGCGGAGTCGGAGCCGGCGAACGAGACCTGGCCCTGGTTGAACTTGGTGATGCCGCCACCGGAGCCGATGGCCTGGTAGTTGATCTCCACGCCGGGGCAGGTGGCCTGGAAGCCCTTGACCCACAGGTCCATGGCGTTCTTCTGAGCGGTCGAGCCGGCCGCCAGGAGCTGGCCCTTGGCGCCCTCACAGGCCTTCGCGTCACCGGTCGGGGCGGCCGCAGCGGTGCTGCCGTCCTTCGGGGACTTGGTGTTGTCGTCGGAGCCGCACGCCGTGAGGACCAGGGCGCCGGACACGACGAGGGCCCCGAGGGCGGAGGCACGAAGCCGGTTCTTGCGCTGAAGCTTCACTTTCGGGTGTTCCTTCCAGGAGCCGCCGGTCTCGTTGATCTCAGGCGGCGTGCGAAGAGGACTACTAAGGGGTTACGTCTCGATGCGCGGCGGGTGGACTCGTTCCCGTCCGACGTGCGCCGTGCACGATTGAAATTAGGCAGATCAGATGAAGCGACCGACCGAAGAGAGTGAACGGACGGTGAACCATGGCGGACGGCATGGTGCGCCCCCGGGCGACTTGGGCCTGATACGGCCGATCCCGACGGGCCCGCGGGGCCGGGCGGGGCCGGGGAGCGCGGGGCGGACGGGGATCGCTTTTCGGCCAGCGTGACAGACCCCGGGGGCGTTCACCAGCGGGTGCCGGGTGCCGGGTGCCGGGTGCCGGGTGCCGGGCGCGGGGGGCAGCGCCGCGCGGTGCCGGCGCCGTGCCGGCAGGTCCGGGGCGTCAGTGGAGGGCGTTCAGGGCGCTGTCCAGGAGGGCGCGGTCGCGGGGGTGGCTGACGCGGTTGCGGGCGGCGGCCGGGGAGAGCCAGAGGATCCGGTCGACCTCCTTGGACGGCGTGAAGGTGCCGCCGAGGGCCTCCGCGGCCCAGTAGTGCACCGTCTTCGACAGCCCGCCCACGTAGTAGTGCGCCGCGGGGAGGGCGGTGCCGAGCGCGCAGCTCTGGCCGGTCTCCTCGCGCACCTCCCGGACCGCGGCACGGTCCGGGGTCTCGGACTTCTTCAGCTTCCCCTTCGGGTGCGACCAGTCGTCGTACCGGGGGCGGTGGACCAGGCAGATCTCCAGGCAGTCGTCCCACGGGGAGCGCCGCCACAGTACGCACCCCGCCGCCTCCAGGTCGCTCATGCCGCTCCCCCCGTCACGTGGGGACCGCCGAGCGCTGCCAGATGCGCTGGAAGTCGTACCGCGCGGCCTCGACCTCGTGCCGCTGGTCGGCGTGCAGCACGCCCAGCGCATACGCCGTGGCCGGGGCGATCCGCGGGGTGCGGGCCGCCGTGGCCGACGCGGTCGCCGCCTCCGCCGCGTCCCGGTGCCGGTCCAGGGCCTCGCCGGCCGCGGTGAGCCGGGCGACGTCCGCCGCCAGGGTCTCCTGCGCGTACCGGTGGACCCGCAGCAGCGAGCGGACCCGGTGCCAGGGCGCGTCCTGGCGTTCGTCGTCGACCAGCGCCTCCGCGTTGTACGGGTGCGCGGCGCGCAGCAGCGGCAGGTCCGCGGCGGCGGCCGCCAGCCGGTCGGCGACCTGCGCGGACAGCGGGACGAGCACCTCGTCCGTACGGCCCGCGGCCGCGATCCGGTCCAGCGGCACCTCCGAGGCCAGCACCGCCACGGCGTCCGCGACCGCGTGGAAGCGGGCGGAGCCGAGGGCCTGGAGGGTCGCGGAGTGCGCGCGGGTCCGGGCCAGGGTCAGCTGGCGTTCCAGCAGGGCGCCGGCCCGGGCCGAGCCCACGGTCAGGGAGGAGCGGCCGGCGCCGCGCGGCGAGGGCAGCTCGGGCGTGCCCGACAGCCGGTGCAGGGCGTCGAGCAGCCGGCCCAGCCGGGCCCCGTAGGCGTGCTCGTCGGCGAGGGTCGACGAGAGCCAGGTCAGCTCGGTGCGCAGGCCGTCCGCCCAGGCCGGGTCCGTGACCGGCCGGAACGTGGCGAGCGAGCTGCTGATCCGGCGGGCGGCCCCGCGCAGCACGCGGGCGGCTTCGGTGCCCTCCGCCGCGTCGGCTCCGCTCTCCTCGTGGAGCCGCAGTCCTCGTAGGAAGGTGGTCGCCTGGGCGCGCAGGTACGCGCCCAGGACGTCACCGGCACGGGTGTCAAGGTTTTGCTGAGCCACGCCGGCGCCTCCGGGCGTCTATGAGCATCTCCTGTACGTGCCGCAGCGGCTGGCCTTCCGCGTCCGTGCTGTGCCGGGTCCATTCGCCGTCCGGACCGAGGTGCCAGGAGGAGCTGGAGTCGGACATGCCGGTCTCCAGCAGCCGGTCCAGCGCGGCGCGGTGGGCGGGGTCGGTGACCCGCACGAGGGCCTCGATGCGGCGGTCGAGGTTGCGGTGCATCATGTCGGCGCTGCCGAGCCAGATCTCGGGTTCGCCGCCGTTGCCGAAGGCGAAGAGCCGGGAGTGCTCCAGGAAGCGGCCGAGCACGGACCGGACGCGGATGTTCTCCGAGAGTCCGGCCACTCCGGGGCGGATGGCGCAGATGCCGCGCACCCAGATGTCCACGGGCACGCCTGCCTGGGCGGCCCGGTAGAGCGCGTCGATGAGTGCCTCGTCGACGATCGAGTTGACCTTGATGCGGACGTACGCGGGGCGGCCGGCCTTGTGGTGGGCCGCTTCCTTGTTGATCCGCGAGATCAGTCCGTCGCGCAGCGACTTGGGCGCCACCAGCAGGCGGCGGTAGGTCTCGCGGCGGGAGTAGCCGGACAGCCGGTTGAAGAGGTCGGAGAGGTCCGCGCCGACCTGCGGGTCG
It contains:
- the pstA gene encoding phosphate ABC transporter permease PstA, yielding MSQLVQDTRPASSLHKSLSHARLPRWAPAAIAAGSIAAGTAIGLGAGLHSKVQWGLLAALIFVAGTYAITSKVEGSRQGKDRVATSLVWVCFVLAVIPLLSLAWVTISKGIKVLDAYFLSHSMSGLLDAEEGGGVYHALLGTLEQVGIATLIAAPIGMLTAVYLVEYGRGKLAQAVTFFVDVMTGIPSIVAGLFILATWNLMLGFGPSGFAGAMALAILMMPVVVRSTEEMLKLVPNELREASLALGVPKWRTILKVVLPTAIGGITTGVMLSVARITGETAPVLLLVFGTKLINPDPFEGAQSSLPLYVYEQYSVGTDAALDRAWAAALVLIAFVMILNLVARGIARWKAPKTGR
- the pstC gene encoding phosphate ABC transporter permease subunit PstC is translated as MDISTRTEEAPRSAVSRKRRSPGSAGDRIFLGLSRGSGITLLVIMAAIAAFLTYRTVLAISEDEANFLTTSEWNPAGDPPVFGIAVLVYGTVVSSIIAMVIAVPVAIGIALFISHYAPRKLAGPLGYLVDLLAAVPSIIYGLWGAVFLVPYLGGLNSWLDQFLGWTYIFDKTSEGIARNMFTVGILLAIMILPIITNVTREVFLQAPRANEEAALALGATRWEVIRMAVLPFGRSGIISASMLGLGRALGETMAVAVVLSPSFLISGHLLDPGGGTFAQNIAAKFNEANEFGRDALIASGLVLFVITLLVNGAARMIIARRKEYSGANA
- the pstS gene encoding phosphate ABC transporter substrate-binding protein PstS → MKLQRKNRLRASALGALVVSGALVLTACGSDDNTKSPKDGSTAAAAPTGDAKACEGAKGQLLAAGSTAQKNAMDLWVKGFQATCPGVEINYQAIGSGGGITKFNQGQVSFAGSDSALKEEEVAESKKICKTGQGINLPMVGGPIAIGYNLSGVDKLVLDAPTLAKIFDDKIKKWDDAAIAKLNPGVKLPGTAIQAFHRSDESGTTQNLGKYLSEAAPADWKHDPKSKSWLAPGGQAANGSSSVASNVKDTDGAIGYFELSYAKNSSIKTVAMNTGASAPVEASTENASKAIAAAKVKGTGNDVALKLDYTTKAEGAYPLVLVTYEIACDKGNKAETLPTMKAFLNYAISEAGQKALADAHYAPMPAEIAAKVRAIVPTLS
- a CDS encoding NUDIX hydrolase gives rise to the protein MSDLEAAGCVLWRRSPWDDCLEICLVHRPRYDDWSHPKGKLKKSETPDRAAVREVREETGQSCALGTALPAAHYYVGGLSKTVHYWAAEALGGTFTPSKEVDRILWLSPAAARNRVSHPRDRALLDSALNALH
- a CDS encoding CHAD domain-containing protein produces the protein MAQQNLDTRAGDVLGAYLRAQATTFLRGLRLHEESGADAAEGTEAARVLRGAARRISSSLATFRPVTDPAWADGLRTELTWLSSTLADEHAYGARLGRLLDALHRLSGTPELPSPRGAGRSSLTVGSARAGALLERQLTLARTRAHSATLQALGSARFHAVADAVAVLASEVPLDRIAAAGRTDEVLVPLSAQVADRLAAAAADLPLLRAAHPYNAEALVDDERQDAPWHRVRSLLRVHRYAQETLAADVARLTAAGEALDRHRDAAEAATASATAARTPRIAPATAYALGVLHADQRHEVEAARYDFQRIWQRSAVPT